One genomic window of Hymenobacter sp. J193 includes the following:
- a CDS encoding organic hydroperoxide resistance protein yields the protein MKIEKIFTAQAKAKGGRDGQVTSNDDVLNLALSTPKAMGGPGKAGATNPEQLFAAGYAACFEGALGVAARQAGVRLSDVTVEALIGFGKAEDGGFGISADLHVNIPGVAQSQAEQLVEAAHGICPYSRATRGNIEVTLVATTNPA from the coding sequence ATGAAAATCGAGAAAATCTTCACGGCCCAGGCCAAGGCCAAAGGTGGCCGCGACGGTCAGGTAACGTCCAACGACGATGTGCTGAACCTGGCTCTGAGCACCCCAAAGGCTATGGGCGGCCCCGGCAAAGCCGGCGCTACCAACCCCGAGCAGCTTTTTGCCGCCGGCTACGCAGCCTGCTTTGAGGGTGCGCTGGGCGTAGCTGCCCGTCAGGCCGGCGTACGGCTCAGCGACGTGACGGTAGAAGCCCTTATTGGCTTTGGCAAGGCAGAAGATGGTGGTTTCGGCATCTCGGCCGATCTGCACGTGAACATTCCCGGCGTAGCTCAAAGCCAGGCCGAGCAGCTGGTAGAAGCCGCTCACGGCATCTGCCCCTACTCGCGTGCTACCCGCGGCAATATCGAGGTGACGCTGGTTGCCACGACCAACCCGGCATAG